The Caldilineales bacterium genomic sequence GCGCGGCTGCGCGCCAACCGCCTGCGGCTGCAAGTGGGACGCCTCCTCCTGGCGTTGGCCACCATCGCCTTGTTCGTCCTCGCCTGGGAAGGGATCGTGGTTTGGCGGAACTACCCCAGCTTCATTCTGCCCCGGCCGGTGGAGGTAGTGAACAAGTTGGTGCAGATGGCCGGGGACGGCAGCCTGTGGCGTCATGCCGGCATCACCCTGACCGAGATCCTGTTGGGGCTGGCCCTGGGCCTCAGCAGCGCCATGACCCTCGGCTATTTCCTGGCCAAATCGGTGGCGCTGGAGCGGCTGCTATCACCTTACATCGTCGCCTTGCAGTCCTTCCCCATCATCGCCATCGCGCCCCTGTTGGTCATCTGGGTGCGGGATAGCGGCGTGCGCACGGTGCTGATCTGCGCCCTGACCCTGTTCTTCCCCGCCCTGGTCAACACCATCGTTGGTTTGCGTTCAGTCGAGCCGGAATTACAGGCCCTGATGCGCTCGTTGCGGGCCAGCCGCTGGCAGGTCTTCGCCAAGCTGGAGGTTCCCGCCGCCATGCCGGTGCTGTTGGGTGGGCTGAAGGTTGGCGCCA encodes the following:
- a CDS encoding ABC transporter permease, yielding MIEDAKLLVPSPRIDAPDVAQQATVDSLLARLRANRLRLQVGRLLLALATIALFVLAWEGIVVWRNYPSFILPRPVEVVNKLVQMAGDGSLWRHAGITLTEILLGLALGLSSAMTLGYFLAKSVALERLLSPYIVALQSFPIIAIAPLLVIWVRDSGVRTVLICALTLFFPALVNTIVGLRSVEPELQALMRSLRASRWQVFAKLEVPAAMPVLLGGLKVGATLAVIGAVIGEFVGADRGLGFLINLARGLLDTPMLFVAMFTLVAIALGLYSLISIIEHRLLAWKRVK